Proteins found in one Hoplias malabaricus isolate fHopMal1 chromosome 17, fHopMal1.hap1, whole genome shotgun sequence genomic segment:
- the map7d3 gene encoding MAP7 domain-containing protein 2 isoform X9 — protein sequence MAEGASSLKGLRAQMAAAAQAQAEERRSLAGNSPAPASASTAAATKTHAKPVIDGATLKIDDKLRVAKERREEQEKQQAVRESQILERERKAKVQVEKQMEERQRKLEEQRRKEEQRRAAVEEKRKQKQEEEKEHYEAVMRRTIERSQRLEQRQKRWSWGGLPDSDHKNGESDAGPISSPVSIVISPASPVSKPPRNQTSQDKRSTSTTNLKQPADSAISKRLSSSSAALLNSPDKKSHLCPRSVSASPLQSSPSRPLRSRSTDRQKGPTNSSSADAISSMTQKAEKRFTSPGGKRPPSPSTIPSRHRSPSPGPSASSAIKRAPSPGAAKVSPRQRPPSPSGVKQRPPSPQPNTTSKPPPIQKPALTPTGPPLLRKRESKPKDMSPVVPFTPQLQDTSNASTTPSTKPKDDLSSKGVSGTNSAAEAAKILAENRRLAREQKEREEQLRVQKEEEERLKKEEQKRLAEEERVRRLEEEKLRAEERKIEEEEQARKAEEEKQRLELEEQKKQAELQKEREIAEAKAQEEAEKQRQERERIMQQNQQERMERKKRIEEIMKRTRKTDQLDFKGNDDKSIPDEIDEETTDQINCVDEGEEDSEILETTPEVKDQTDMQSSQESSVEREDPLGSVNEHAEVDDKENNNAAEPPAISNSCSKTRLVEGSEFVNENAKLGLNGKAGPWGFEEYIDLGVHPKGRPLLEPEVCNQALIDCDGGQGCPRVAFEDKSAPVNSLHPHQPIEALSGEELPNI from the exons ATGGCGGAGGGGGCATCGAGTCTGAAGGGTTTGCGCGCACAAATGG CTGCAGCTGCGCAGGCACAGGCTGAGGAACGGCGCAGTTTGGCCGGGAATAGCCCAGCACCAGCATCAGCATCAACAGCTGCTGCTACGAAGACCCATGCTAAACCAG TCATTGATGGAGCAACGCTTAAGATAGATGACAAACTTAGAGTGGCcaaagaaagaagagaagagcaAGAGAAGCAGCAAG CGGTGCGTGAGTCTCAGATCCTTGAACGGGAACGCAAGGCCAAGGTTCAGGTGGAAAAACAGATggaggagagacagaggaagctGGAGGAGCAGCGAAGGAAAGAGGAACAAAGGAGAGCTGCTGTGGAAGAGAAGAGGAAACAAAAGCAAGAAGAAGAGAAG GAGCACTATGAGGCAGTGATGCGGCGTACTATCGAGCGAAGTCAGAGATTGGAGCAGAGGCAGAAAAGATGGTCATGGGGAGGCCTACCTGACTCAGATCACAAAAATG GAGAGAGTGATGCTGGTCCCATCTCTTCCCCAGTCTCTATAGTAATCTCCCcagcctctcctgtctccaagCCACCCAGGAACCAGACATCACAAG ACAAGCGTTCCACTTCCACCACAAACCTGAAGCAGCCGGCCGACTCGGCCATCAGTAAACGCCTTTCTTCCTCCTCTGCCGCCCTCCTGAACTCTCCAGACAAAA AGTCTCACCTGTGTCCTCGCTCAGTGTCAGCCAGCCCCCTGCAGTCGAGCCCCAGCAGACCCCTGCGCAGCCGCAGTACAGACCGCCAGAAAGGCCCCACTAACTCCTCCTCAGCAGATGCCATTTCCAGCATGACTCAG AAAGCTGAGAAGCGCTTCACTTCACCAGGAGGGAAACGTCCTCCTTCACCTTCCACCATCCCCAGTCGTCATCGCTCTCCATCCCCAGGCCCCTCTGCCTCTAGTGCCATCAAGAGAGCTCCCTCCCCTGGAGCAGCCAA GGTTAGTCCCCGCCAGCGGCCTCCCTCCCCCAGTGGAGTTAAACAGCGGCCTCCATCACCTCAGCCCAACACTACCTCTAAACCTCCACCCATACAGAAGCCTGCACTCACCCCGACTGGTCCTCCTCTTCTGCGAAAGAGGGAATCTAAGCCAAAAGACATGTCCCCTGTGGTGCCTTTTACACCTCAACTGCAAGACACCAGCAATGCCAGCACAACCCCTAGCACCAAGCCCAAAGATG ATCTCAGCTCAAAAGGAGTGTCTGGCACAAATTCTGCTGCAGAAGCTGCTAAAATCTTGGCAGAGAACCGGCGTCTGGCTCgcgagcagaaagagagagaggaacagctCAGGGTccagaaagaggaagaggagag GCTAAAAAAAGAGGAGCAGAAGCGGCTAgctgaggaggagagagtgaggCGCTTGGAGGAAGAGAAGCTTCGGGCAGAGGAGAGGAAGATAGAAGAGGAGGAACAGGCTCGTAAAGCAGAGGAGGAAAAGCAGAGGTTGGAACTGGAGGAGCAGAAGAAACAAGCTGAACTACAGAAAGAG CGTGAGATTGCAGAAGCAAAGGCCCAAGAAGAAGCTGAGAAACAGCGTCAAGAGAGAGAACGCATCATGCAGCAGAATCAGCAGGAGCGCATGGAGAGGAAGAAG AGAATTGAAGAAATTATGAAAAGAACCAGAAAAACGGACCAACTAGATTTCAAG GGCAATGATGACAAAAGCATTCCAGATGAGATTGATGAAGAGACTACTGACCAGATAAACTGTGTAGATGAGG GGGAAGAAGACTCAGAAATATTGGAGACAACTCCAGAGGTGAAGGACCAAACAGATATGCAGTCCTCACAGGAGAGTTCTGTTGAGCGAGAAGATCCCCTTGGCAGTGTAAATGAGCATGCTGAAGTAGATGATAAGGAAAACAACAATGCAGCAGAGCCACCTGCCATTAG TAATTCCTGTTCAAAGACACGTCTGGTGGAGGGCTCAGAGTTTGTGAATGAGAACGCTAAGCTTGGGCTGAATGGGAAAGCAGGGCCTTGGGGCTTTGAAGAGTACATAGATCTGGGGGTTCACCCTAAAGGCAGGCCGCTCTTGGAGCCCGAGGTATGTAATCAGGCCCTAATAGACTGTGATGGGGGACAAGGCTGTCCCAGAGTGGCCTTTGAAGACAAGTCAGCACCTGTGAACTCCCTCCATCCACATCAGCCCATTGAAGCCCTATCTGGTGAGGAATTGCCCAATATCTG a
- the map7d3 gene encoding ensconsin isoform X4 — MAEGASSLKGLRAQMAAAAQAQAEERRSLAGNSPAPASASTAAATKTHAKPVIDGATLKIDDKLRVAKERREEQEKQQAVRESQILERERKAKVQVEKQMEERQRKLEEQRRKEEQRRAAVEEKRKQKQEEEKEHYEAVMRRTIERSQRLEQRQKRWSWGGLPDSDHKNDKRSTSTTNLKQPADSAISKRLSSSSAALLNSPDKSAKRRSSSLNRLPSNASQASKEVPKQTLVEKTGPILKKRSSSLSRIGSRAQPNAKPEQDAPSEAARRSLTSPMDSGVLSRLLTPTQASLARSKSAAALSAEGADLPESHLCPRSVSASPLQSSPSRPLRSRSTDRQKGPTNSSSADAISSMTQKAEKRFTSPGGKRPPSPSTIPSRHRSPSPGPSASSAIKRAPSPGAAKVSPRQRPPSPSGVKQRPPSPQPNTTSKPPPIQKPALTPTGPPLLRKRESKPKDMSPVVPFTPQLQDTSNASTTPSTKPKDDLSSKGVSGTNSAAEAAKILAENRRLAREQKEREEQLRVQKEEEERLKKEEQKRLAEEERVRRLEEEKLRAEERKIEEEEQARKAEEEKQRLELEEQKKQAELQKEREIAEAKAQEEAEKQRQERERIMQQNQQERMERKKRIEEIMKRTRKTDQLDFKGNDDKSIPDEIDEETTDQINCVDEGEEDSEILETTPEVKDQTDMQSSQESSVEREDPLGSVNEHAEVDDKENNNAAEPPAISNSCSKTRLVEGSEFVNENAKLGLNGKAGPWGFEEYIDLGVHPKGRPLLEPEVCNQALIDCDGGQGCPRVAFEDKSAPVNSLHPHQPIEALSGEELPNI, encoded by the exons ATGGCGGAGGGGGCATCGAGTCTGAAGGGTTTGCGCGCACAAATGG CTGCAGCTGCGCAGGCACAGGCTGAGGAACGGCGCAGTTTGGCCGGGAATAGCCCAGCACCAGCATCAGCATCAACAGCTGCTGCTACGAAGACCCATGCTAAACCAG TCATTGATGGAGCAACGCTTAAGATAGATGACAAACTTAGAGTGGCcaaagaaagaagagaagagcaAGAGAAGCAGCAAG CGGTGCGTGAGTCTCAGATCCTTGAACGGGAACGCAAGGCCAAGGTTCAGGTGGAAAAACAGATggaggagagacagaggaagctGGAGGAGCAGCGAAGGAAAGAGGAACAAAGGAGAGCTGCTGTGGAAGAGAAGAGGAAACAAAAGCAAGAAGAAGAGAAG GAGCACTATGAGGCAGTGATGCGGCGTACTATCGAGCGAAGTCAGAGATTGGAGCAGAGGCAGAAAAGATGGTCATGGGGAGGCCTACCTGACTCAGATCACAAAAATG ACAAGCGTTCCACTTCCACCACAAACCTGAAGCAGCCGGCCGACTCGGCCATCAGTAAACGCCTTTCTTCCTCCTCTGCCGCCCTCCTGAACTCTCCAGACAAAA GTGCAAAGAGGAGGAGTTCATCTTTGAACCGGTTGCCTAGCAATGCCTCTCAGGCCTCTAAGGAAGTACCTAAGCAGACTCTGGTGGAAAAGACAG GCCCCATTCTGAAGAAACGGAGCTCTTCCCTTTCACGCATAGGGAGCAGAGCCCAACCTAATGCCAAACCAGAGCAAGATGCTCCCAGTGAAGCAG cACGTCGATCCTTGACCAGTCCCATGGACAGCGGTGTCCTGAGCCGTCTTCTCACCCCCACCCAGGCCTCTCTAGCTAGGAGCAAGAGTGCGGCAGCCCTTTCAGCAGAAGGAGCAGACCTCCCAG AGTCTCACCTGTGTCCTCGCTCAGTGTCAGCCAGCCCCCTGCAGTCGAGCCCCAGCAGACCCCTGCGCAGCCGCAGTACAGACCGCCAGAAAGGCCCCACTAACTCCTCCTCAGCAGATGCCATTTCCAGCATGACTCAG AAAGCTGAGAAGCGCTTCACTTCACCAGGAGGGAAACGTCCTCCTTCACCTTCCACCATCCCCAGTCGTCATCGCTCTCCATCCCCAGGCCCCTCTGCCTCTAGTGCCATCAAGAGAGCTCCCTCCCCTGGAGCAGCCAA GGTTAGTCCCCGCCAGCGGCCTCCCTCCCCCAGTGGAGTTAAACAGCGGCCTCCATCACCTCAGCCCAACACTACCTCTAAACCTCCACCCATACAGAAGCCTGCACTCACCCCGACTGGTCCTCCTCTTCTGCGAAAGAGGGAATCTAAGCCAAAAGACATGTCCCCTGTGGTGCCTTTTACACCTCAACTGCAAGACACCAGCAATGCCAGCACAACCCCTAGCACCAAGCCCAAAGATG ATCTCAGCTCAAAAGGAGTGTCTGGCACAAATTCTGCTGCAGAAGCTGCTAAAATCTTGGCAGAGAACCGGCGTCTGGCTCgcgagcagaaagagagagaggaacagctCAGGGTccagaaagaggaagaggagag GCTAAAAAAAGAGGAGCAGAAGCGGCTAgctgaggaggagagagtgaggCGCTTGGAGGAAGAGAAGCTTCGGGCAGAGGAGAGGAAGATAGAAGAGGAGGAACAGGCTCGTAAAGCAGAGGAGGAAAAGCAGAGGTTGGAACTGGAGGAGCAGAAGAAACAAGCTGAACTACAGAAAGAG CGTGAGATTGCAGAAGCAAAGGCCCAAGAAGAAGCTGAGAAACAGCGTCAAGAGAGAGAACGCATCATGCAGCAGAATCAGCAGGAGCGCATGGAGAGGAAGAAG AGAATTGAAGAAATTATGAAAAGAACCAGAAAAACGGACCAACTAGATTTCAAG GGCAATGATGACAAAAGCATTCCAGATGAGATTGATGAAGAGACTACTGACCAGATAAACTGTGTAGATGAGG GGGAAGAAGACTCAGAAATATTGGAGACAACTCCAGAGGTGAAGGACCAAACAGATATGCAGTCCTCACAGGAGAGTTCTGTTGAGCGAGAAGATCCCCTTGGCAGTGTAAATGAGCATGCTGAAGTAGATGATAAGGAAAACAACAATGCAGCAGAGCCACCTGCCATTAG TAATTCCTGTTCAAAGACACGTCTGGTGGAGGGCTCAGAGTTTGTGAATGAGAACGCTAAGCTTGGGCTGAATGGGAAAGCAGGGCCTTGGGGCTTTGAAGAGTACATAGATCTGGGGGTTCACCCTAAAGGCAGGCCGCTCTTGGAGCCCGAGGTATGTAATCAGGCCCTAATAGACTGTGATGGGGGACAAGGCTGTCCCAGAGTGGCCTTTGAAGACAAGTCAGCACCTGTGAACTCCCTCCATCCACATCAGCCCATTGAAGCCCTATCTGGTGAGGAATTGCCCAATATCTG a